The DNA sequence GCAGGATCGCGGCCACCCGCTCGGCCGTGCCGCTGCGCGCGAGCAGGTGCCGCTCGCGCTCCAGCCCCGAGGCGTCCACAGTGGACATCGGGACTCCGTTACCTGACGCCGAGTTCGAAGTCGAGGCTGTACCGGTTGCCCGGCATCGCCCCCGCGGCCTTCGCGCCGTCGATCGGCAGCACGACGCCGTTGATGAAGCGCGACTCGTCACTGGCCAGGAACACCACGGCCTTCGCGACTTCCCACGCCTCGCCGACGCGAGCGGCCGGCGTGCTCGCGACGAGCTGGTGCTGCTTGGTCTCGAACTCCTCCGGGGACGCGAGCGTGCCGCGCAGCATGTCGGTGTCGATCGCGCCCGGGTTCACCGTGTTGGCGCGGATGCCCTGGTGCGCGTGGGCGACGGCGATCGACTTCGTCAGCCCGACCAGCGCGTGCTTGGTGGCGTTGTAGACCGGGTCGCCGGGGCGGCCCATCACGCCGCCGTTCGACGACGTCGTGACGATGCTGCCCGCCTTGCGCTCGAGCATGTGCGGCAGCACGGCGCGGGTGCCCAGGAACGCCGCCCGCACGTTGAGCGCGAAGATGTCGTCGAAGTCGGCCAGTGTCGTGTCGACCAGCGGCTTGCCGAGGTGGCCGCCGACGTTGTTGAACAGCACGTCGATCCGGCCGGTTTCGGCGATGACGCCGTCGACGAACGCGCCGACCTGGTCCTCGTCGGTGGCGTCCACTATGGAGTGCCGATAGCCCTCCAGGGACTCGGCGGGCTCGCGGATGTCCGACGCGAACACCGTCGCGCCCTCGGCGAGGAACTCCTTCACCGTGGCGAGGCCGATACCCCGCGCGCCGCCGAAGACGACCGCCACCTTGCCGGCCAACCGACCCATCACTTACCCGCTCTCAGTCGTGCTGTCTGCTCTTCGTCCACCGCGTAGTCCTCCGGCAGCCGGACGAGTGTGTCCGGTTCCCCGAGGTACCGCACTTCGACGCCGTACACCTCACGCGCCGCCGCCGCCGAGACGTACCCTTCGACGACGTCCGCGAGCACGGCCGTCACCGGCCGTTCGCGCGGCGGCCCGTAACCGCCACCGCCGGGGAGCGTGACGTCCACAACGGACTCCGCGGCGAGGGTAACGCGGCTCTTCGCCGGCAGATCGGGCCCGTCGCGCAAGCCGAACCGTCCGGGTGAGCCCGCACCGCCACCGTCCACACCGGACGCCGCCGCCCGCACGCGGTCGACGTTCCCGTTGACACTCCAGGAATCCACGGCGTGTGCCACCATCGTGGTCACCTGTCCGAGGCCGCCGCGCCGGCGCCCGGGGCCGCCGGAATCCACCCGCAGCACCCGTTCGGACTGCACGAGCGGCGCCATGGTCTCGATGACCTCGGTCGGCGTCGAGCGCAGACCGCTCGGGAAACCCGTGGTGTTCAGGCCGTCCTTGTCCGCCCGCGCGCCCATGCCGCCGGTCTGGAAGACGTTGAGCATGAACCCGGGGCCGCGCCAGATGGTCATCCACAGCGCGTCCGCGCTCGGCGCGAGCGCCGCGCCGGGCAGCGCGCCGATCAGCAGCGACGGCAGGAAGTGCCCGATCAGGTGCCGTGACGCGACCGGCGCCGGCGGCCGGCAGTTCAGCACCGACCCCTCGGGCGCGGTCACGTGCACCGGCCGGAACGACCCGGCGTTGTGCGGCACCTCCGGCGAGATCGCCGCCTTGACCGCGAACGACGCGTACGCCCGGGTGTAGTTCAGGACGACGTTGATCCCGCGCCGGCTCTGCGGCGACGAACCCGCGAAGTCGAGGTGGATCTCGTCACCGTCCACAGTGGCCGTGACACGCAGGACGATCTCTTCGTCGTCGAAGCCGTCGGTGACGATTTTGTTGGTGTAGGTCCCGTCCGGTAGCTCCCGCAGCGCGTCCCGCAGGGCGTTCTCCGAGCGGTTCATGATCTCGGCGGCGACGTCGTCGAGCGTGTCGAGCCCGAACTCGTCCAGCAGCCGCACCAGGCTCGCCGCGCCGACCTCGTTGCCGGTGACCTGCGCGTACAGATCGCCGATGGTCTCCTCCGGCGTGCGGACGTTGGCGCGGATCAGCCGTTCCAGGTCGGTGTTGACCTCGCCCGCGCGCAGGAACTTGAGGATCGGCAGCCGGAGGCCTTCCTCGAAGACCTCGTGCGCTTCGGCGGACACCAGCCGGCCGCCGATGTCGGGCGCGTGACAGCACGACGCGAACCACGCGACCAGCCGGCCGGCCCGGAACACCGGCGTCGCGACGGTGATGTCGTTGATCTGCCCGGCGGTCTGCCACGGGTCGTTGGTGAACAGCACGTCACCGGGTTCGAGCTGCTCCGGCGGGTAGGCGGCGACGAAGTGGTGCATGCCGGTGGCCATCGCGTTGATGTGGCCGGGCGTGCCGCCGACGGACTGGCCGATCATCTCGCCGCGGGAGTCGAACACCGCGCACGCCAGGTCGAGCGATTCGCGGACGACGGCGGAGAAGGCCGTGTTGACCAGCGCGTTCTGCTGTTCGGCGAGGATCGAGTGCAGCCGGTTGCCGAACAGCCCGACGAGGATCGGGTCGGTGCCCATTGCCGCCTCCGCGGGAGGGAGTGCGTCGGCGGGGCTCACGCCGTCACCTCCAGCGCGGCGTCCTCGCGAACGACGCAGTGCGCGCCTGGTGGGACGACCACAGTGGACTCGCGTTCCTCCACGATGGCCGGTCCGTCGACCCGGACACCGGGTTCGAGCCGGTACCGGTCGAACACAGCCGTGTCGACAAAGCCGCCCGCCGCCGGGAAGTAGGCCTTGCGGGTGCCCTTGCGTGCGGCACCGGACGTCTCACGCCCGGCCAGCCGGAGGCTGACGTCCGGAGCTGGACCGCTGGAGACGACCCGCCAGTTCAGCACCTCGACGCCGACGTCGGGCCCGGAGCGCCGGTACAGCGCGCGGTAGGTGCGCGTGAACTCGTCGATCAGGGTGTCCGGCCAGCTGCCGTCGTGGACCGGGACGCGGATCTCGTAACCCTGTCCGGCATAACGCATTTCGGCGATCCGCCGGTGCGTCACACCGTCCACACCAGACTTTGCGAGCAGCGCCGCGCCTTCGGCCTCCATCTCGGCGAACAGGGCGTCGACCTGGTCCCACGACAGATCGAGCACGGCCGCGCGGGCCGACCGGACGAAGTCGAACGCCAGCGGCGCGGTCAGGAACCCGGCCGCGCTGAGCACCCCCGCGGCCGGCGGCGCGACGACCGATGGCGCCCCTAGCGCGCGGGCGACCCCCACGCCGTGCACCGGGCCCGCGCCGCCGAAGGTGTACATCGGCAGCCGCGCGGGATCCTGGCCGCGTTCGACGGCGTGCACGCGCGCGGCGTTCGCCATGTCCTCGTTGACACTCGTGTGGATGCCCCACGCGGCCTCTTCGACGCTGACGCCGAGCGGCTCGGCGATGCGCTCGCGGATGGCCGTCCGCGCGGCCTCTCGATCCAGGCCCATGTCGCCGCCGAGGAAGTACCCCGCGTCGAGGTAGCCGAGCACCAGGTCGGCGTCGGTGACCGTGGGCTCGCTGCCGCCGCGGGCGTAGCAGGCCGGGCCGGGTTCGGAGCCGGCCGAGTCGGGGCCGACGGTCAGCAACCCCAGCGCGTCGATCCGGGCGATCGACCCGCCGCCGACACCGATCTCGATCATGTCGACGACCGGCACCTGCACCGGCAGCCCGGAGCCGGGCAGCAGCCGGTACTTCCGGTCCACTTCGAACTGGTGCGTCACCAGCGGCGCGCCGCCGGCGATCAGGCAGAGTTTCGCCGTCGTGCCGCCCATGTCGAAAGCCAGCAGGTCCGCCGGGCCGATCGCGGCCGCCGCCAGCGCACCCCCGGCCGGGCCGGATTCGAGGATCCGGATCGGGTGCCGGGCCGCGGTGTCCACAGTGGCCAGACCGCCGTTGGACAGCATGATGTGCGGCGCGCCGGCGACACCGAGCCGGCGCAGCCGGAGTTCGAGATCGCGCAGGTACCGCTCGGTGAGGTCCTGGACGTAGACGTTCGCGACCGTGGTCGACGCGCGCTCGAACTCGCGGATCTCGGGCACGACCTCCGACGACAGCGCGACCCGCAGGCCGGGCGCGACGTCGGCGAGGACCTCGGCCGCACGCCGCTCGTGGGCCGGGTTGGTGAACGCGTGCAGGAAGCAGATCGCGACGGCGTCGATCCCCCGGCCGGCCAGCTCGCGGCCGAGCCGGGCGACGTACGCCTCGTCGAGTCCGATGTGGACGGAACCGTCGGCGAGGATCCGCTCCGGGACGTCGAAGCGCAGGTGCCGCGGGACCAGCGGCTCGGGCAGTTCGATGAGCAGGTCGTACAGCTCGTACCGGTGTTCGCGCCGCATTTCCAGGACGTCGCGGAACCCGGCGGTCCCGAGCAGCGCGGTGCGCGAGCCCTTGCGCTCGATCAGCGCGTTCGTCACGAGCGTCGTCCCGTGCACGACCTGCTCGACGTCGCCGGCGGCGATCCCGGCGTCGGCGAAGAGCGCGGCCAGGCCCTCCTCGACCGCGCGGGCCGGCTCGTCGTGCGTGGTCAGCACCTTGCCGACGGCGACGATCCCGGCGCCGTCCACCGCGCAGAGATCGGTGAACGTGCCGCCGATGTCGACACCGATCCTCATCTGCCGTTCCTCATCCGGCGGCCTTCCGGTACCACCGCG is a window from the Amycolatopsis sp. NBC_00355 genome containing:
- a CDS encoding SDR family NAD(P)-dependent oxidoreductase, giving the protein MGRLAGKVAVVFGGARGIGLATVKEFLAEGATVFASDIREPAESLEGYRHSIVDATDEDQVGAFVDGVIAETGRIDVLFNNVGGHLGKPLVDTTLADFDDIFALNVRAAFLGTRAVLPHMLERKAGSIVTTSSNGGVMGRPGDPVYNATKHALVGLTKSIAVAHAHQGIRANTVNPGAIDTDMLRGTLASPEEFETKQHQLVASTPAARVGEAWEVAKAVVFLASDESRFINGVVLPIDGAKAAGAMPGNRYSLDFELGVR
- a CDS encoding hydantoinase B/oxoprolinase family protein translates to MGTDPILVGLFGNRLHSILAEQQNALVNTAFSAVVRESLDLACAVFDSRGEMIGQSVGGTPGHINAMATGMHHFVAAYPPEQLEPGDVLFTNDPWQTAGQINDITVATPVFRAGRLVAWFASCCHAPDIGGRLVSAEAHEVFEEGLRLPILKFLRAGEVNTDLERLIRANVRTPEETIGDLYAQVTGNEVGAASLVRLLDEFGLDTLDDVAAEIMNRSENALRDALRELPDGTYTNKIVTDGFDDEEIVLRVTATVDGDEIHLDFAGSSPQSRRGINVVLNYTRAYASFAVKAAISPEVPHNAGSFRPVHVTAPEGSVLNCRPPAPVASRHLIGHFLPSLLIGALPGAALAPSADALWMTIWRGPGFMLNVFQTGGMGARADKDGLNTTGFPSGLRSTPTEVIETMAPLVQSERVLRVDSGGPGRRRGGLGQVTTMVAHAVDSWSVNGNVDRVRAAASGVDGGGAGSPGRFGLRDGPDLPAKSRVTLAAESVVDVTLPGGGGYGPPRERPVTAVLADVVEGYVSAAAAREVYGVEVRYLGEPDTLVRLPEDYAVDEEQTARLRAGK
- a CDS encoding hydantoinase/oxoprolinase family protein, encoding MRIGVDIGGTFTDLCAVDGAGIVAVGKVLTTHDEPARAVEEGLAALFADAGIAAGDVEQVVHGTTLVTNALIERKGSRTALLGTAGFRDVLEMRREHRYELYDLLIELPEPLVPRHLRFDVPERILADGSVHIGLDEAYVARLGRELAGRGIDAVAICFLHAFTNPAHERRAAEVLADVAPGLRVALSSEVVPEIREFERASTTVANVYVQDLTERYLRDLELRLRRLGVAGAPHIMLSNGGLATVDTAARHPIRILESGPAGGALAAAAIGPADLLAFDMGGTTAKLCLIAGGAPLVTHQFEVDRKYRLLPGSGLPVQVPVVDMIEIGVGGGSIARIDALGLLTVGPDSAGSEPGPACYARGGSEPTVTDADLVLGYLDAGYFLGGDMGLDREAARTAIRERIAEPLGVSVEEAAWGIHTSVNEDMANAARVHAVERGQDPARLPMYTFGGAGPVHGVGVARALGAPSVVAPPAAGVLSAAGFLTAPLAFDFVRSARAAVLDLSWDQVDALFAEMEAEGAALLAKSGVDGVTHRRIAEMRYAGQGYEIRVPVHDGSWPDTLIDEFTRTYRALYRRSGPDVGVEVLNWRVVSSGPAPDVSLRLAGRETSGAARKGTRKAYFPAAGGFVDTAVFDRYRLEPGVRVDGPAIVEERESTVVVPPGAHCVVREDAALEVTA